One genomic window of Myxocyprinus asiaticus isolate MX2 ecotype Aquarium Trade chromosome 5, UBuf_Myxa_2, whole genome shotgun sequence includes the following:
- the LOC127440339 gene encoding probable G-protein coupled receptor 148, which produces METLMEGRSERFFLAAEDLFLSLLCTFGNWYNRSGRAELHGHFSNFSNSSENPVEMFAHEWHGFLPPYHTRVLQICPILAFLAMLLTTPVLLVRIMSRVDLRQQTRYLLLANVLFSDLLFVCLNILSACINSAGVLMTEWPCAMLLFLLGVLYSSGVLSVTAMVLDTCFAVLAPLHYLALWPVSRTYGAIAAIWAVSVFFPAASIGIFVWYHSTGPCALHICSMPLLMVLTVSHFRPLHVSMLLTVTGIIVILLLVFSGYIILYCCTRNSGVWKGKASSRARGTFLIHYLHLFLSFCPMLILVIELMLYSHQSKTLNLRANLWVSLVVCNVLLILPKGLAPYLYGLRYRELCGVLFQFFRLRRPATITPVM; this is translated from the coding sequence ATGGAAACTCTGATGGAGGGAAGGTCTGAGCGTTTCTTCCTAGCAGCAGAAGACCTCTTTTTATCTTTGCTGTGCACGTTTGGCAACTGGTACAATAGATCAGGTCGAGCAGAGCTTCAtggacatttttcaaatttttcgaATTCCTCTGAAAACCCAGTAGAGATGTTTGCGCACGAGTGGCATGGATTTCTCCCTCCCTACCACACAAGGGTACTCCAGATATGCCCCATTTTGGCGTTCCTGGCCATGCTGCTGACCACTCCAGTTCTTCTTGTACGAATAATGTCCCGTGTTGACCTGCGGCAACAGACGCGTTACCTTCTCCTGGCTAACGTTCTCTTCAGCGACCTGCTCTTTGTTTGCTTGAACATCCTGAGTGCATGCATCAATTCAGCTGGTGTTTTGATGACGGAGTGGCCCTGTGCCATGCTGCTCTTCCTATTGGGGGTCTTATACAGCTCTGGAGTACTAAGTGTCACTGCAATGGTGCTGGATACCTGTTTTGCAGTGTTAGCACCTCTTCACTACCTGGCCCTGTGGCCTGTGTCCCGAACCTATGGAGCAATTGCTGCCATCTGGGCCGTCTCAGTCTTTTTCCCTGCAGCATCTATTGGCATCTTTGTGTGGTACCACAGTACAGGCCCTTGTGCACTCCACATCTGTTCAATGCCTTTACTGATGGTTTTAACAGTGAGCCACTTTCGCCCACTGCATGTCTCCATGTTGCTGACGGTCACTGGTATCATTGTCATCCTCCTTCTGGTGTTTTCTGGTTATATCATCCTCTACTGTTGTACCCGGAATTCAGGCGTGTGGAAGGGCAAAGCCTCATCCCGTGCCAGAGGAACATTTCTTATTCATTATCTCCAcctttttctgtctttctgtcctaTGCTGATTTTAGTTATAGAACTGATGCTTTACAGCCACCAGAGTAAGACTCTGAACCTCAGAGCCAACCTGTGGGTGTCTCTGGTTGTGTGTAATGTCTTACTAATCTTGCCCAAAGGCTTAGCACCTTACCTGTATGGGCTCCGGTACAGAGAACTATGCGGAGTGCTGTTCCAGTTCTTTAGGTTGAGGAGGCCAGCAACCATCACACCTGTGATGTAA